The following proteins are encoded in a genomic region of Micropterus dolomieu isolate WLL.071019.BEF.003 ecotype Adirondacks linkage group LG04, ASM2129224v1, whole genome shotgun sequence:
- the LOC123969999 gene encoding prostaglandin D2 receptor 2 yields MNFNSNATGGTLVCPLLQMMKNHSLNNNTKANLVVVCIHGLVSCLGILENALILWVVGFRLRRRTVASVWVLNLAMSDFLATLTLPLFTFYLYSSHSWELGSALCKTETSIFFLNMFVSAFLLAAISVDRCLLVAKPVWSQNHRSVAGAWKVCALGWLWAVINTLPYFLFRSVTETQDRRKLCYHDFALYSSSQDTLERDCKVRQAATAISKLLLAFLFPLVVIAGSYIYISVSMRNRRRRRRKQSANRLIDALIVSNKDGTSGTSNIPTTTKNTSIFLKPPASSPSVFLTPTTMSPTTPNQTSNNQLSQSFTKMVTFVIAAFVLCCAPYHIFCIIEVTAQYWHKNLDLVEVGLPVASTFVFLNPVLNPILYAFSCPKFCVRIRQSLGAVFDGLVEEGGEILMAPGRSLRAHIRRKSSRDVSVATPGSPKSSSSPCQ; encoded by the coding sequence ATGAACTTCAACTCAAATGCCACTGGGGGAACGCTGGTTTGTCCCTTGCTACAAATGATGAAGAATCACAGCCTTAATAACAACACAAAGGCCAATTTGGTGGTGGTTTGCATCCACGGCCTGGTTTCCTGCCTGGGGATTTTGGAGAATGCCCTCATCCTCTGGGTGGTGGGTTTCCGCCTGCGGCGCCGCACCGTAGCCTCTGTCTGGGTGCTCAACCTGGCCATGTCTGACTTCCTGGCAACTCTGACGCTGCCCCTCTTTACCTTCTACCTTTACTCCTCACATAGCTGGGAGCTCGGCAGCGCTCTTTGCAAAACGGAGACGTCCATCTTCTTCTTGAACATGTTTGTGTCAGCCTTCCTGCTGGCAGCCATTTCAGTGGACCGCTGCCTTCTGGTGGCAAAGCCAGTGTGGAGCCAGAATCATCGGTCAGTGGCAGGAGCGTGGAAGGTGTGTGCATTGGGTTGGCTGTGGGCAGTAATTAATACATTACCTTACTTCCTGTTCCGCTCAGTGACCGAGACACAGGACAGGAGGAAACTATGCTATCATGATTTTGCCTTGTATTCATCCTCTCAAGACACTTTGGAAAGAGATTGCAAAGTGAGGCAGGCAGCAACAGCCATCTCCAAGTTGCTGCTGGCATTCCTGTTCCCTCTGGTGGTGATTGCAGGAAGCTACATCTACATTTCTGTCAGcatgaggaacaggaggaggaggaggaggaagcagagtgCCAACAGGCTCATTGATGCTCTGATTGTGTCAAACAAAGATGGGACATCAGGTACTTCAAATATCCCTACAACCACAAAAAACACTAGCATCTTTCTCAAGCCTCCGGCCTCAAGTCCATCTGTATTCCTGACACCTACAACCATGTCCCCTACTACCCCCAATCAGACCAGTAACAATCAGCTGTCCCAGAGCTTTACCAAGATGGTGACATTTGTGATTGCAGCATTTGTACTGTGCTGCGCTCCCTATCACATCTTCTGCATAATCGAAGTGACAGCTCAGTACTGGCACAAAAATCTCGACCTGGTGGAGGTGGGGCTGCCCGTAGCCTCAACATTTGTGTTCTTGAATCCGGTGTTGAACCCTATTCTGTACGCTTTTAGCTGCCCAAAGTTCTGTGTGAGAATACGACAGAGTCTGGGAGCAGTGTTTGACGGTCTGGTAGAGGAAGGAGGGGAGATACTGATGGCGCCAGGGAGAAGTTTAAGAGCACATATTAGGCGAAAGAGCAGTCGGGATGTGAGCGTTGCAACACCAGGGTCACCAAAGAGTTCATCTTCACCCTGTCAATAA
- the cabp2a gene encoding calcium-binding protein 2a → MGNINKASKKNSKRKKGELPLERSGTPLAAAMLGGLGGAGEVDTDDDEEGASEREFDDPLCTLVKNCNMLHNLVGPACIFLRQGFAQSQLDRDLRPEEMEELREAFREFDKDKDGFISCKDLGECMRTMGYMPTEMELIELSQQICGGRVDFEDFVELMGPKMLAETADMIGVKELRDAFKEFDSDGDGQISLGELREAMKKLMGEQLNHREIDEILRDVDLNGDGEVDFEEFVRMMSR, encoded by the exons ATGGGAAACATCAACAAGGCGTCTAAAAAGAACAGTAAAAGGAAGAAG GGTGAGTTGCCCCTAGAACGAAGTGGCACCCCATTGGCTGCTGCCATGCTGGGGGGCCTGGGTGGTGCAGGTGAGGTGGACACGGACGACGACGAGGAAGGAGCGAGCGAGCGGGAGTTTGATGATCCCCTGTGCACTCTGGTTAAGAACTGCAACATGCTGCACAACTTAGTGGGGCCCGCTTGTATCTTCCTCAGACAGGGCTTCGCACAGAGCCAGCTT GACAGAGATCTACGACCAGAGGAAATGGAAG AGCTGCGTGAGGCATTCAGGGAGTTTGACAAAGACAAGGATGGCTTCATCAGCTGTAAGGACCTGGGCGAGTGCATGAGGACTATGGGATACATGCCAACAGAGATGGAGCTGATAGAACTCAGCCAGCAGATCT GTGGCGGCCGAGTGGACTTTGAAGACTTTGTGGAGCTGATGGGTCCCAAGATGCTCGCTGAGACTGCCGACATGATAGGAGTCAAGGAGCTGAGGGATGCCTTCAAAGAG TTTGACTCTGATGGCGATGGTCAAATCAGCCTCGGGGAACTGAGGGAAGCCATGAAGAAGCTAATGGGGGAGCAGCTCAACCACCGCGAGATCGACGAGATCCTGCGAGACGTAGACCTCAATGGGGACGGAGAGGTGGACTTTGAAG AGTTTGTGCGAATGATGTCTCGCTGA